The genomic window CTCTCATGAGTTCCGCATCGCGGGTCGTGTCCGCGAGGATCCCGATCATTCCACGATTCCCGGTTACGCCAGCGATTGCCTGGGCGACTCCCTCGGCGATTCCTTCGGCGGGGGGGAGACCCACTCGCGACCGCGCAGCCACAGGGCAACGGACGCGAGCGCGAAGGAGGCCGACCACGCCCAGTAGGCGGGACCCAGGTGGCCGTGCACGACGAGTTCGGCGTCGACGGGGATCGGAATGGGGCGGAGGAGGTTGAACGCGCCCAGTACAAGGGCTGAACCACCGATGGCTCCGAGGGCGCGCCCCACCCACGCGTCGACCGAGCGTCGGGCGCGCCCGAAGGCCAGGGACGTGGACATCATGACCAGGGTGGAGAGCGCAGCGAGGGTCAGGACGGAGACCGGCGCGAGCGGCAGAAGCTCCTGCCACGAGATCGACATCCTGAAGTCCGGGTGCGACGGCTCAAACGCCACGGTGCCGAAGTCCGAGAGAAACAGCGACAGCGCGTACAGCCCCCAGCCCGCCAGGAGGAGATGCCGCCACGCCGGATTGTCCTGCTTCGCGAACTCCCGTGAGAGTACGGTGGGATCGCCGAGTTCTTCCCGGGCGGCGGCCTCGAGCGCGGCGGTGGCGGCCGGAGCGGCGTCCGACTCCGGATTCTCGGCCGCGTGGGCCCGCAGGTGGTCCTCGAGTTCAGCCAGTTCGCGTTGTGAGAACCGCCCCCCGGCCTCCAGGCCCCTGCGCCACGTCCGGATCTCGTCATCCAGCCGAGACATCGCCGCCTCGCCAGGATAGCTCCAGAATTCCGTACACGGCCCGCCAGCTCTTCCGGTCGGTCGCCAGCTGCCGCCGCCCGCGGGTCGTCAGCGTGTAGTACTTACGCGGTCGTCCTTCGTCGGTGGGTTCCCAGTAGCCTTCGATGAGGCCGTCCTTCTCCAGCCGGTGCAGGAGGGGATAGAGCATCCCGCCCGACCACTCCAGGTCGCCGCCGGAGAGCCGCTTCACCTGCTTGATGATCTCGTAGCCGTACGTGTCGCCGCCCGCGAGGATCGAGAGCACCAGGGGGCGCGAAGAGGCGGCGACCAACTCCTTGTAGATCGACTTCTTCATCCGTTCTTCGATATGTAGAAGTACAATATAGCTTGAACACCTACATATCGTGCCGGGCGAAGGGTCGCAACTGCGAGTCTCCCAGCGAGTTCTCCTGGATCCCTCTACCGCTCAGGCGCCGGAGACCCCCGGGCGCGTCCTCCGGAATCGCGCGACCAGAACTCCCAGCAAGCCGAGGACGAAGACCCCTACGGCACCTCTCGCCGCCACGGCCTGAAGGAACCGCGCCCGTATCGCCTCCCTGCGCGCCTCCTCTTCCTGCAACATCCCGGCCAGGCGCTCGTCCCTGGCCCGCCCCGCAGCAGTAAGGCCGCCCTCGGTCTCCACCGAAAGGTCCGCGCCGTGCCGGATCAGCACGTCCACGATGGCCGGATCCGGGTGTCCCGTGGGGCCGTCCCGGGTTCGTCTGGCGGCGTCGTGCAGCGGCGTGCCTCCGTTGTGCTTTTGGACGTCTACGTCGGTCACGCCGGCGAGTGAATCGACGACGGCCGGGTTCTCGCTGAACAGGGCGGCAAGGTGAAGAGGTGTACGGCCGTGCCAGGTCGTGGCGTAAACGTTCGCCCCGTATTCCAGCAGCGCCCCTACCACGGCGGGGTTCCGGTTGTACCGGGCCGCCCAGTGCAGGGGGGTCCGACGCGCGCGGGTCGAGGCCTCCAGGTCGGCCCCCGCCTCGATCAGCACCCGGATCACGCCGGGATCGTCGCTGGACCGGGCCGCCCAGTGCAGGGGTGTCCGCTCGTCGGGAGTGGACCGATCGTCGACGCTGTACCCGGCGGCAAGACATGTTCTCACCGTCGCCGGATCCGCCCGCTCCCAGAACGGTCCCGCCAGCCAGCCTTCGCACGGAGTCTGGGCCGGCGCGACCGCAAGCGAGGTCAGAACCGGAAGAACGAGAAGGGTCGAGAACGGCGGTGGCTTCGTCACGAGGCCCCGTTGTCGCCGACATCGACGGGCCCGGCCGCGAGAGCCGCCTCGAGATCGAGCCAGAACGGCTCCCAGATGTGTCCGTCCGGGTCCGCGAAGGCGCGCGCGTACATGAAGCCGTAGTCCATCGGTTCCCGCGGTTCGTCCGCTCCGTGCCCGAGCGCCGTGTCCATGAAGCCGTCCACTTCCTCGCGACTCTCCAATTGGAGCGAGACGAGGACCTCCGTCGCCTCGCGCGCGTCGGCGAGCGGCCGCGGCGTGAACGTCGAGAACCTCTCGGGCGTCACGAACATGCAGTAGCAGTTTCCGTTGAGCTCCATCCCGAGCGTCGCCTCGTCGCTGAAATCGTCATCGAAGGCGAAGCCGAGCGCAGCGAAAAAAGCCCGCGAGCGTTCGAGGTCGGCGACCGGGAGGTTGATGTAGACGTTCATGGCATAAACGTTGGCGATCATCGCAATGAACGACAACTCTTTGCG from Candidatus Palauibacter soopunensis includes these protein-coding regions:
- a CDS encoding PadR family transcriptional regulator, giving the protein MKKSIYKELVAASSRPLVLSILAGGDTYGYEIIKQVKRLSGGDLEWSGGMLYPLLHRLEKDGLIEGYWEPTDEGRPRKYYTLTTRGRRQLATDRKSWRAVYGILELSWRGGDVSAG
- a CDS encoding ankyrin repeat domain-containing protein, whose protein sequence is MTKPPPFSTLLVLPVLTSLAVAPAQTPCEGWLAGPFWERADPATVRTCLAAGYSVDDRSTPDERTPLHWAARSSDDPGVIRVLIEAGADLEASTRARRTPLHWAARYNRNPAVVGALLEYGANVYATTWHGRTPLHLAALFSENPAVVDSLAGVTDVDVQKHNGGTPLHDAARRTRDGPTGHPDPAIVDVLIRHGADLSVETEGGLTAAGRARDERLAGMLQEEEARREAIRARFLQAVAARGAVGVFVLGLLGVLVARFRRTRPGVSGA
- a CDS encoding VOC family protein, producing the protein MIANVYAMNVYINLPVADLERSRAFFAALGFAFDDDFSDEATLGMELNGNCYCMFVTPERFSTFTPRPLADAREATEVLVSLQLESREEVDGFMDTALGHGADEPREPMDYGFMYARAFADPDGHIWEPFWLDLEAALAAGPVDVGDNGAS